In a genomic window of Gigantopelta aegis isolate Gae_Host chromosome 9, Gae_host_genome, whole genome shotgun sequence:
- the LOC121381539 gene encoding acetylcholine receptor subunit alpha-L1-like, with the protein MSSWTSLAVKSLRLSPTGVHFTRVPLVLYHDGSLTHVQPTSIKSRCSIDKHRPNDSFTCKLKFGSWTYDGNMFDIKMKAGERGFDMTLFQQNPNYAVISTNSTRHVEYYPCCAASPTSTSRLKVTLQRRQWLRRNRCPPIIFISTPPRARVHQH; encoded by the coding sequence CCCAACCGGTGTTCACTTCACTCGGGTGCCGCTCGTTCTGTACCACGATGGGTCTCTAACGCACGTGCAACCCACGTCCATCAAGAGTCGGTGCTCCATTGACAAGCATCGCCCGAACGACAGCTTCACGTGCAAACTCAAGTTCGGTTCGTGGACATACGACGGCAACATGTTCGACATTAAGATGAAGGCTGGTGAACGCGGTTTCGATATGACACTGTTCCAGCAGAATCCGAACTACGCCGTGATCAGCACGAACTCCACCCGTCACGTCGAGTACTACCCGTGTTGCGCCGCGAGCCCTACGTCGACATCACGTTTGAAAGTTACCTTACAGCGAAGACAATGGTTGAGAAGAAACAGATGTCCTCCTATCATCTTCATTTCTACCCCACCCAGGGCGCGTGTGCATCAGCATTAG